The following coding sequences are from one Leptospira johnsonii window:
- a CDS encoding terminase small subunit: MTNPKQQLFIEYYIQSLNATEAYKKAYDCDDSTARANGSRLLTNADIRSQVNKALRKKMLDEEDEFRSIWEREVRDLTMARMTDYLDEEGRIDLDKIKEIRPGAIQDYTVAVSKKGDILFHTIKLHPKTKALELAGKYLALITDRVDHTTNGKDLPSVVIDNQLSREELIRLAKEAVKSASSSPET, translated from the coding sequence ATGACTAATCCAAAACAACAGCTTTTCATCGAATACTATATCCAATCCCTAAACGCAACGGAGGCTTATAAAAAGGCGTATGATTGCGATGACTCAACCGCAAGGGCAAACGGATCAAGGCTGCTTACAAATGCTGATATTAGGTCTCAAGTAAATAAAGCACTTCGTAAGAAGATGTTGGATGAGGAGGATGAATTTAGAAGTATCTGGGAAAGAGAGGTAAGAGATCTCACCATGGCTCGGATGACTGACTATCTGGATGAAGAGGGTAGGATTGATTTAGATAAGATCAAAGAAATTCGTCCCGGAGCAATACAGGATTATACTGTAGCGGTTTCCAAGAAAGGGGATATTTTATTTCACACAATCAAACTCCATCCTAAAACCAAAGCCCTCGAATTAGCAGGGAAATACTTAGCTCTCATTACCGATCGAGTGGACCATACCACAAATGGAAAAGACTTGCCTTCTGTTGTTATTGATAATCAATTATCAAGAGAAGAGTTGATCCGATTAGCTAAGGAGGCAGTCAAGAGTGCAAGCAGTAGCCCTGAGACCTGA